GCGGCCACGTCGCGTTCGTCGTCGCCGGCGGGTCCGGTGGGCGACATGCTGAGCGAGGTTCCGATATTGGCCGTTGGACAGGTGGCCTTCATGGCGCGAAAGGCATCGGCCTGCGCGAGATTGACGACGTGGCTTGCGCGCAGGGTGTCGTCGAGGCTGCGGCGGCCGGGAGCATGAATACCCGCGAGGTAGCCCATCACGGTGAAGATCCCGGGCTCATTGAAGATGATCCAATCCGAAACCCGATCGCCCAGAGCACCCACGACGTGTTCCGCATAATCGGTGAAGCGGCCCGCGGTGTCTCGTGCCGGCCAACCCCCAGCCTGCTCGAGGGGGAGGGGCAGGTCCCAGTGATAGAGCGTGGGGAAGGGGCGAATGCCGGCTTCGAGCAGGGCGTCGACCAGGCGGCGGTAGTAGTCGACGCCGTTGGCATTGGGCGGGCCGGAGCCGGTGGGCTGAATCCTGGTCCAGGAAATCGAGAATCGATAGCTGGTGAGATTCATCTCTCTGAGGAGTGCGATGTCCTCCTCAAAACGATGGTACGAGTCGCATGCCACGTTCCCGGTATCGCCGTTCTTGATCTTGCCGGGTGTGTGGGTGAAGTGATCCCAGATCGATACGCCCTTGCCATCCTCGTTCCAGGCGCCTTCGATCTGGTAGGAGGCAGTCGCCGCCCCCCAATGAAAACCTGTCGGAAAATCCATTCGCTCCATCCCGCGTCGCTCGAGCGAACGCTCGAGGAGGGCAACTGATTCGCACAAAGCGTAGCCGCTATGACGGGGAGTGGCCCCGAATACAGCTAGCACGATCTCCCCCGATCTTGATCGCCTACAGTTGCAACGTTAAGCTGTCGATGGTTTCTCTCCCTGGCGGCGAAAACAGGTCTCGCGCATCATCATGGAAAGCTCAACCAGCGAGGAGTTCTTCGCCTTGATATCCGCCTCGTTTCATTCCAGTCGCGGCAAACAGTCATGAGCGAGGCGAGCAGCCGTGGGCAGGGTAGGTGGGGGCGCTGGCTGTCGCAGCTTCATTCACCGGTTCCGCTCCCGAAAGGTACGCCCTTCGAGCAGCGCTTGATCACCATGGGTGCGTTGCTGATCTTCGCCGCAGGGCTGGCGTTTCGCCTGTTTTACGGACACCGCATCCGTGAAACCTTCGGGCTGATAGGAAACCGTTTCGGGCAAGCGACGGGAATTGCGAACAACCTGCTGGAAAACGGTTTCTATTCGATCGACGGAATACACCCAAATGTGACCGAAGAGCCCGTTTATCCGGTCGTGGTCGCATTTTCCCAATGGCTCCCGGGAGCACCGTGGCTTTCCTACCTGTTGGTGCAGATTGGGGTTGCAGCGGTTGGTGCCTGGGCGGTTTATCGATTGTGCGTATTGTGCGGAACTCACCGCCCACACGCACTCCTTACCGCGGCGCTCTTCTTCACGCACCCCTACCTCGCGAGCCAGTCAGTCGCGATCGCAGATACGCAACTGTTTGCGAGTGTGCTGATCTTGACGGTTTGTTCATGGCTCACACTACAGGAACACAACAACGTGCGCGCGGCGCTGGGCGCTGGATCTTGCCTTGCGCTTTGTTTCTTGACTCGGAACACAACCCTAGTTGTTTTGCCGGCTATTGCTGTGTTTTTTCTGGCAACGATGTGGGCAGAGGGTTGGCAAGGCTGGCAGAATCGCGTGCGGAATGTTGCGTTGGCCTGTTCTATTACACTGGTACTTGTCACGCCATGGTGCATTCGGATTTGGCAGCTGACCGATCACTTCATGGTGGCGACGCATGGAACCATGGAATTCCATGCTGGGAACAACTCACACATCTACAAACGCTTGGCGGACAATCTCAGTGTTGACGGCATGGAATTGGATCCTGGGCTCAAGCTTTGGAAGCTCGCTGAGTCACGCTATCAGCCAAGGTCTCCAAGATTTACGGTCTACTTGGAGAATTTGCATCGAAGCAAAGGGGTCGATTGGGTAATCGAACATCCAGACGAATTCATTGCAATGGTGCCACTGCGCTTGTTCAGGATGTGGAGCTGGAACCTCAATCCTAAATTCGACAGATATGGGAAGCTGAATCCCAACTACGAATTGAAGGCGAGCATATTGAGGGTATTTTATATTCCGGTTACCCTGCTCGCCGGATTCGCGTTCTGCGTTCCGGTATTGTGGAATCGAGGCACCGTGTTCTGTGCCGGAATTTTGATCTTCTTCAGCTGCGCGGCAGCCTTGCTCTTTGGCTTCACTCGGCTCCGTACGCCATTTGACATTTTTTTGATCATCCCTGCAGTACAAGGTGCGTTGTGGTTGTCGACTCGGTTGCGAGAAAGATGGGGAAGCTAAGAGAAGAAAAGGGGAGTGGCGGATCGCTGATTCTATTCGCCACCATTGGCGTAGTGACCTGTCCTCGAAATCCCGCCTCAGCAAGTTGCAATCAGTAGCCGACGGCCTGACCATCGAAGCGCATCTCTGAGGCGCCGTGGTAGACGCCGGTTTTCGGGTCGCGCCAGATGGCCTGATAGCCGCCCACGTAGGGGCGGGTTTCGTTGCTTACCCGGTGACCGCGTCGCTCGAGTTCGTCGGCCACTGCCCGGGGGATTCCGGCTTCCAGCTCAACGGTGCCGCTGCCGTCTGCAGCTTTGCCGTTGGGTTGCGAGCTGCCGGAATGGATCAGCCGGGCGGCGTCGCCGGCCTCTTGAACATTCATCCCGAAATCAATCTGATTGATCAGAATTTGGACGTGGGCCTGGGGTTGTAATGCGCCGCCCATTACGCCGAAACTCATCACCGGTTGGCCGTCCCGCATCACAAAGGCGGGGATGATGGTGTGGAACGGGCGCTTGCCCGGGGCGTAGACGTTGGCGTGACCATCCTCGAGCGAAAAAGACGATCCGCGGTTTTGCAATACGAAGCCTGCTCCCTTCGGTACCACCCAGCTTCCGAATTCCCAGAAATTACTTTGAATCAAGGACACCATCATTCCAGCTGCGTCCGCGGTCGCGATGTAGGTGGTATCGCCTTTTTCTGGAGGGGAGCCGGCCTCCACCGCGGGGGCTGCGGTTTTCATCTGGATCCGTTTGCTTCGCTCCCGCGCGTAGGCGTCTGAGAGCAAGGCTTCCACCGGAGTCTTTTGAAACGCGGGGTCGGCGTAATAACGAGCGCGGTCTTCGTAGGCGAGTTTTTTGGCCTCGATGAGGACGTGCCAGAAGTCAGCGCTGTCTCGTCCCATCCCTGCCAGGTCGAAGTGTTCGAGGATCTTGAGCATCTGAAGCGCAGCAATCCCCTGGGTGGGAGGTGGGAGTTCGTAAACCTCGTACCCGCGATAATTTACGCTGACCGGTTTCACCCAATTCCCCTGATGGGCGGCGAGATCCTCGACACTCAAAAAGCCACCCGCAGCTTGAACCGCGGTGGCGATGGATATTGCAAGCTCTCCCGTGTAGAAGGCATTGCGGCCTTTTGTCGCGATGCTCTCGTAGGTCGCTGCAAGATCGGGATTGCGAAATATTTCTCCCACCTCGGGTGGCTGCCCAGCGCTGAGGAAGGTCTGCTTGAAATTCGAAAACCTTCCTTCGGGCGCCGAGGGCTCTTCGAGTCCTTCAATTCCCCATTCCCACTGCAGGGCGTCGACTTCTGTAATTGGAACCCCCTCGCGCGCGTAGCGGATCGCCGGCGCAAGCAGTTCCTTCATGGGAAGTATCCCGAAACGTTCATGCAGCCGAAACCAGCCATCGACTGCACCCGGAACCGAAACGGTGAGGGGGCCACGAAGCGGGATCTTGCCCGTCGAGGCGGTCAACTCACGCAATTTCTGGGTGCTCAACCCTTGCGGTGATCTGCCGCTGGCGTTGAGTCCGTGCAGGGATTTTGTGTCGGGGCTAAAGACGATGGCGAAGAGGTCGCCGCCGATTCCACAAGCAAAGGGTTCTACCAGGGACAGCATTGCATTTGCGGCGATTGCTGCATCTACCGCGCTACCGCCGCGTTTTAAAATATCGACCGCGACCGCGGATGCGAGCGGGTGGCTGGTTGCCGCCATGCCGTTGCGCGCCAGCACGGGGCTACGACTTGCAAACGCCTTGCCGCTGAGACGCGTGCCTCCGTGATCCGATGCCTGAACATCCGCGCCGAAGTTCACGATGAGGAACACCGTGAGCAGGGTTCGCAAAGAAGGCTTTAGCATGTTGGGATGTCCTTGCGACAACTCTACCATGCTGCCGGATCGCTTCGTAGATTCGAATTCAAGCTCGATTGTGCCCGCAGAAGGCATGGTCCATACTTTCATGCATGTCAAATCCGCAGCCGGTACCGGGAGAAGGCGTGCCCAGGCCACCTGTCGAGACGGCAACGCGTGTACTTTCCACTCTATACGTTGTACTAGTCGTTCTGTTTGCAATTCACGTCGTGTGGGTCGCGATCGACACTCACTATACGATTCCCACCAGGGACGACTGGCGCCTTCTCGACGGCATGTTCTCATCACCGACCCTGGAGTGGATACTTACAGACCAGGTCGGCCACCGGGTCCCCGTCACGCTGTCATTGATGTATTTCGATTACACGATCTTTGGCGGCCACATGCACCTGCTCGTGTTGGCTTCTTTGCTTTGGACGGGTGTCGCGGTCGCAATACTCGCGCGAGCACCGCGCTTTCGAGACTTGTCGCTTGACCCGCTCGCCTGGACCGCCGTGGCCTTCGCGTGCTTCTTGTTTTTCTGGGCCGTCTCGAGACACGACCTCGGGTGGGGGATGCATCAAGGAACGCTCCTATCGGCCATGTTCGCTGTCGTGTCTGTAGCCGCATTGGGAACTGCCGCTCGTCGCAAGCTCGACAACGGAATACCTGGGACGCTCCCGCTACTCACCGCAGTTGCCGCGGCGATCGGGGCGAGCTTCAGTTCGGGAATCGGCTTTGCGTGCTGGGCTGGCCTGTTTACCGTGAGCCTGCTCATCCCGTTGTCGGCGCGTGCGATTGCTGCGCTTTGGGTCTGCGCTGCAGTTGTGCTCGTGGTGTACATGACGGGGCTCGAGGACTCGGGTTTCAAAGCGCCCAAAGACGCCTATCTTTGGAAACTTTCGAACGTTCCTGGCAGACTCTTCGAGTTTGCAATCGCCTACGTCGGAGCGCCCGCGGCAACCCTTTTCGCCGGTGCTCCAAAAGCCGATGCGTACAATTTTGCACGATTCGCCGGCGCCATCGGATTTGCCGGGTACGTCACCTTGGTTTTGTACTTGGTGATTCGTCGCGACAAAATGACACCACTTCATGTGTTCGCAGTCGGACTGCCGAGTATCGCGCTGGCCGGAGGGTTCATGGTCGGGCTCAACCGCCTCAACTGGCCGAATTACCCCTCGATGGCCCTTCGCTATTCAACCTGGTCGACTCTTTTTTGAATTGGTCTCGTTTTCGCGATTC
This portion of the Myxococcales bacterium genome encodes:
- a CDS encoding beta-glucosidase, coding for MERMDFPTGFHWGAATASYQIEGAWNEDGKGVSIWDHFTHTPGKIKNGDTGNVACDSYHRFEEDIALLREMNLTSYRFSISWTRIQPTGSGPPNANGVDYYRRLVDALLEAGIRPFPTLYHWDLPLPLEQAGGWPARDTAGRFTDYAEHVVGALGDRVSDWIIFNEPGIFTVMGYLAGIHAPGRRSLDDTLRASHVVNLAQADAFRAMKATCPTANIGTSLSMSPTGPAGDDERDVAAAERWHAFTNYWYLTPALEGHYPNAFPEGLPIERMGIERDDMDRLRTPLDFVGINLYMRTLVAHQPGGPIGIDAAPDLGLGGREVPRTDFGWEVWPDALYDMVKRVSADYPELPMEITENGCSYDDAPNDSGVICDDRRIEFYRGYLDALGRAIAEGADVRGYHAWSLLDNFEWSEGYDQRFGLTWVDFESGERTLKQSGHWYAEVAANNRVK
- a CDS encoding glycosyltransferase family 39 protein, which translates into the protein MSEASSRGQGRWGRWLSQLHSPVPLPKGTPFEQRLITMGALLIFAAGLAFRLFYGHRIRETFGLIGNRFGQATGIANNLLENGFYSIDGIHPNVTEEPVYPVVVAFSQWLPGAPWLSYLLVQIGVAAVGAWAVYRLCVLCGTHRPHALLTAALFFTHPYLASQSVAIADTQLFASVLILTVCSWLTLQEHNNVRAALGAGSCLALCFLTRNTTLVVLPAIAVFFLATMWAEGWQGWQNRVRNVALACSITLVLVTPWCIRIWQLTDHFMVATHGTMEFHAGNNSHIYKRLADNLSVDGMELDPGLKLWKLAESRYQPRSPRFTVYLENLHRSKGVDWVIEHPDEFIAMVPLRLFRMWSWNLNPKFDRYGKLNPNYELKASILRVFYIPVTLLAGFAFCVPVLWNRGTVFCAGILIFFSCAAALLFGFTRLRTPFDIFLIIPAVQGALWLSTRLRERWGS
- the ggt gene encoding gamma-glutamyltransferase, producing the protein MLKPSLRTLLTVFLIVNFGADVQASDHGGTRLSGKAFASRSPVLARNGMAATSHPLASAVAVDILKRGGSAVDAAIAANAMLSLVEPFACGIGGDLFAIVFSPDTKSLHGLNASGRSPQGLSTQKLRELTASTGKIPLRGPLTVSVPGAVDGWFRLHERFGILPMKELLAPAIRYAREGVPITEVDALQWEWGIEGLEEPSAPEGRFSNFKQTFLSAGQPPEVGEIFRNPDLAATYESIATKGRNAFYTGELAISIATAVQAAGGFLSVEDLAAHQGNWVKPVSVNYRGYEVYELPPPTQGIAALQMLKILEHFDLAGMGRDSADFWHVLIEAKKLAYEDRARYYADPAFQKTPVEALLSDAYARERSKRIQMKTAAPAVEAGSPPEKGDTTYIATADAAGMMVSLIQSNFWEFGSWVVPKGAGFVLQNRGSSFSLEDGHANVYAPGKRPFHTIIPAFVMRDGQPVMSFGVMGGALQPQAHVQILINQIDFGMNVQEAGDAARLIHSGSSQPNGKAADGSGTVELEAGIPRAVADELERRGHRVSNETRPYVGGYQAIWRDPKTGVYHGASEMRFDGQAVGY